AAGATCCCTTTGTATGACGAGGACGAGGGTCTTAGGCGAGAAAGGCGCCCATTGGTCATTCAAGCTTATCGTCAACAATTCAGAAAGGATTTCTCAACTTTCTTGAAAATGAGGGCTCAAGAATTGGTCTCTGGGGGTCGAATGGTGGTTTCCATGCTAGGTACTCGTGACCATTTGTGCATTACACCTTGGGATAGTTTAGTTATCCCCTTAAACGATATGGCCTCAAGGGTATGTACATTTCTTTCACCTTATTACTTCTTTAGTTGGTACAAGTTTGGTAATCTTCGCTGATCAAACTAATAGGGTTTCTCTATATCCAATTGACACATAATGTTCTGATGAGCAGGGTTTAATCAGCAGAGAAATGCTTGATTGTTTCTACATACCGATGTACGGGCCTTCGGACACGGAACTACGGGAGATCATACAGGATGAAGGTTCCTTCGAGATCAATGAGATCCAGGTGCATAAGGTGGAGCAAAACTTGATTTCCCCACACGCAAAGGGACTTGCCATGAGAGCTGTATTCGAGCCACTTATAGCGCAGCATTTTGGACTGTCCAGCGATGTTATGGATGAGCTTGTGAGAATTTCGGAGCAGTACATGAGCCCAGGAAGCCCACATTACAGTTACCTTGTTGGTGACAGGGTTGTAGTGAGTGCTTCTCTCACGAGAAGGTTTTAAATGGCGCTTTGCAGCTTATAGTTGTTGAACTTTTAAGCAATTATGATACTGATTGGCCATATGTAATCGATGACATATGATGGGTCTCGGAACCGTTCAAATTGCAATCAGAATAAATGAACCGTTGATTGTCCATAAACTTGAGAACTTGCATGTATTTATCATTCAATATGTCACATACTAAAACACAACTGAATGGTAACAGAAAATGGTCTAAATTTAGTGAACATGAAGACAATCCCGATATTCCTTGGTACGCCTCATGATGATCAATGACACACAACACCAACACACATATCCCTCACGCAATATTACCATCATCACATAATGGCATATAGAGAGCGAATTTGAGCTTATAATTACAAGACGTGAGTACATTACAAACCACAAATTAAAGTACTCGAAGCTAAAATTTAAGTTGGAGTGCCACAAATTTGACTACCGATGAGTTCTCATCCTACCTAATATGCACTAGCCTACTAAACCCCA
The Panicum virgatum strain AP13 chromosome 6N, P.virgatum_v5, whole genome shotgun sequence genome window above contains:
- the LOC120677375 gene encoding probable jasmonic acid carboxyl methyltransferase 1 — encoded protein: MAPEQQRLCVNQADGEAGYARNSVFQSAGQKWMKPAIEGAVMGLLSLKSTDVPNSMVIADLGCAAGPNTLALVSSAVDAVVHHRHAAQHDQGPLEVHVLLNDLPDNDFNDVAKRLVSFQQSTQSSGLLLTACIVPGSFYKKLFPNNFLDLIASSNSLHWLSEVPKELKSNKIPLYDEDEGLRRERRPLVIQAYRQQFRKDFSTFLKMRAQELVSGGRMVVSMLGTRDHLCITPWDSLVIPLNDMASRGLISREMLDCFYIPMYGPSDTELREIIQDEGSFEINEIQVHKVEQNLISPHAKGLAMRAVFEPLIAQHFGLSSDVMDELVRISEQYMSPGSPHYSYLVGDRVVVSASLTRRF